The Polaribacter sp. HaHaR_3_91 genomic sequence GACAAAGTACCTTCTACTGTTGCAACAATGGTTGTTGCAGGAGAGTTTGATGCAGAAGATTTATACGGACCTTTAGAAACCTATAAAGGCATAGAAAAACACGGTAAAAACAATTATAACACCTTAGTTTTTGGCCCTTGGGATCATGGAAAATGGGCTAGAAACACCGTAGAAAATTATGTTGGTAATTATTATTTTGGAGATTCTATTTCTTTAAAATATCAATCTGATGTAGAAACAAAATTCTTTAATCATTTCTTAAAAGGAAAAGGTGATAAAAACTCTGGATTGCCAGAAGCCTATGTTTTTGATACTGGTAAAAAAGAATGGAAATCTTATGATGCTTGGCCTCCTAAAAATGTAGTTAAAGAAGATTGGTTTTTAAATAGAAACCAAGGTTTAGCAAAAAAACATGATGGAAAATTAACTCGTGAAATCAATTTTATTAGCGATATTAAACGTCCGGTTCCATATTCTGAGGATATTAAAACTGTTTTTACGCCACGTAAATACATGACAGACGATCAGCGTTTTGCAGCAAGAAGACCTGATGTTTTGGTTTTTGAAACGGATATATTAACAGATGACTTTACTTTAGCGGGAGATATTTTAGCAAAACTGAAAGTAGCAACTACAGGTTCTGCTGCAGATTGGATTGTAAAAGTGGTAGACGTTCATCCTGCGGATGCAGAAGAAAACAACAAGAAACTACAAAATCATTTAAAAATGAGCAATTATCATTTAATGGTTAGAAGTGAAGTTTTAAGAGGTAGATTCAGAAATAGTTTCGAGCATCCAGAACCTTTTATTCCGAATAAAAAGACTGATGTAAATATTAAGCTACAAGATGTTTTTCACACGTTTAAAAAAGGACATAAAGTACAAATTCAAGTACAAAGTACTTGGTTTCCTTTAATAGATTTAAATCCGCAAACCTATGTAGACAATATTTATAAAGCGGACGAAAAAGATTTTAAAACACAAACACACACTGTGTTTACAGATTCTAGTATTGAGTTTTCTGTATTGAAATAAAATATTAAACATTTAATTTTAAAAATCCATCAAGAAAACTTGATGGATTTTTTTATATCACCTCTTTCTTTAAAACTCTTAAAAGATAAAATAGTATTAAGACACCTACAAATGCAAATGCTGTAACTAGTATCCAAGTGGTTTCAAAACCAAATTTATCCACCAACTGCATACCAACATTGTGGCTAAAAATATGTGATAAAGAGAACGCAATACTATACAAAGCCATGTATTCTCCTTTATTTCCTTTTTCGGCTCTATCTATGGCAAAAGCATTCGAAAACGGAAAAGCAATCATTTCTCCAATAGACATTAATAAAATTCCGATAATTAAAACACCCACCCAGCCTGTTAAATTTAAAATAATAAAACTAAAACCAACCAGAAAAAGGCCTAAAGCAATTAATTTAACTTTAGATTTTTTTAAATCTTCTAACCATTTTATCAAAGGCATTTCTAACAGAAAAATAAACAGACCACTTAACCCCATTAATAGTCCTATTTCAAATTCTGATAAAAAACGCTTATCACTATAATACAAAGGAATTGTAGAAAAATATTGCATAAATACAAATCCAAAAATAAACATCGCTATAAAAAAGACCCAAAAAGCTTTGTCTTTATAAACAGAAATTGGGTTTTC encodes the following:
- a CDS encoding CocE/NonD family hydrolase, with protein sequence MKKLLLLTFLSLFLLNSCNSTIEKEQKKDTFVADNYTKKEVDIVMRDGTKLHTTIYAPKDTSKKYPILMQRTPYSSAPYGAGKMKTKIAPNIHLMKELNIVVYQDVRGRWMSEGVYDNMRAYIPNKKENESDEVSDTYDTIDWLVKNVENNNGNVGTWGISYPGHYATVSTIDAHPALKAASPQASIGDFFFDDFHHNGAFLLSYFRAISLFGTYKDTPTDSAWYSFPKMDSQDQYQFFLDKGPLKNLNEYFQYDKLDVANTEKDKNKIDDFFWKEIVEHPNYDSIWQSKGIIQHLDKVPSTVATMVVAGEFDAEDLYGPLETYKGIEKHGKNNYNTLVFGPWDHGKWARNTVENYVGNYYFGDSISLKYQSDVETKFFNHFLKGKGDKNSGLPEAYVFDTGKKEWKSYDAWPPKNVVKEDWFLNRNQGLAKKHDGKLTREINFISDIKRPVPYSEDIKTVFTPRKYMTDDQRFAARRPDVLVFETDILTDDFTLAGDILAKLKVATTGSAADWIVKVVDVHPADAEENNKKLQNHLKMSNYHLMVRSEVLRGRFRNSFEHPEPFIPNKKTDVNIKLQDVFHTFKKGHKVQIQVQSTWFPLIDLNPQTYVDNIYKADEKDFKTQTHTVFTDSSIEFSVLK